The genome window CTCATATGCAGACTCAAAAGCGTAAAAAGAGCATGTTTAAGACAGCGGCCAAGGTTATACGATTAAGAGGTGAGTTTTCAAATTGATTGTGATTATTAGAAAAATTGCTCAATTTTTCATTGGATTTTTCTGCAGGAATATTTGGTTTTTACGATGGTTTTCCGGCTGCTGCATTGCGGCAAATGTTTGCAACAAGTCTGCGATTCTCATTGTACAATCTGGGCAAGGATTTTCAGGTGTTGGACAATCGTCTAGGAGTCAAAATTGCGCTGGCCAGCATGGCGGGCACCGCCGGCTCAGCTATTGCCATACCCTTGGATGTCATCAATGTGCGCATGCAAACCGACATGAAATCATCGGATCTAGAGGGACGCAAGTAAGCGTTGCTAAGTGTTTATGAAATTTACAGAAATCCCCTTTAAACTCCTCTGTATATGTAGATATAAATGTTTATCGGATGCCTTGATACGCATTCCCAGGGAGGAGGGCTGGAAGGGATTGTATAATGGTGGTTTTGCTTGTGTTCTCAAATCGGCTATTGGCACAATCGGACAAATTGCTATCTACGATCACGTAAATACACATAAAACATACTTTAAACGGTTTCGAATTTTGTTTGCGAACTTGTCTTAAAACAGATCAAAGGCCAAATACAGGCACATTACGATATGGATGATAATATCAAATTGCATATCACGAGCTCTGTTATGTCATCCATCATCGATTCC of Drosophila nasuta strain 15112-1781.00 chromosome 3, ASM2355853v1, whole genome shotgun sequence contains these proteins:
- the LOC132793624 gene encoding mitochondrial dicarboxylate carrier, translating into YLEVLANSDDKDSRRPRWWFGGLASTVVAVIVAPFDLIKTHMQTQKRKKSMFKTAAKVIRLRGIFGFYDGFPAAALRQMFATSLRFSLYNLGKDFQVLDNRLGVKIALASMAGTAGSAIAIPLDVINVRMQTDMKSSDLEGRKYKCLSDALIRIPREEGWKGLYNGGFACVLKSAIGTIGQIAIYDHIKGQIQAHYDMDDNIKLHITSSVMSSIIDSILTQPFDVLKTLMMNARPGQYPNMLHAVHFMMRFGVLSPYRGLMPALARKVPATIMMYVIYEQLRLKMGILEIDE